Proteins from a genomic interval of Papaver somniferum cultivar HN1 chromosome 4, ASM357369v1, whole genome shotgun sequence:
- the LOC113274768 gene encoding F-box protein CPR1-like, giving the protein MLSRLPEEIQLEIFMKLPANSILICRCVCKFWYSLLCNPKFVNNHLIQTIQTRKPRFILSRTHLWLSKNPIVYSIDYASVLSSLSLSISTSLSLSISVVYDDCDFDGALRLDYPFEYKKIRSFNVLGSCNGLICLSIADGCGNPLDNSICIWNPTTREYKEISLPQYPLVEEEYSYQIRYGFGHDSEIDDYKVVRISGSENSPDCFSMKVYTLGLDSWNCIDNPSSYSFLPFTNTCGLLFHGALHWIGKASSKVIVAFKISSERLLDVPLPEVIMVPPENGEELDIHVGVLGDCLCLAVLVRDIRSDVWVMQEYGVRESWTKQFTITQDQLSIRWDMYKFKPIWSFENGEILINTHTDLILYDKVSGRVRKVYFPDTALRGNLDILPKNIESYVVSLVPLKSGTYVEKIFLHT; this is encoded by the coding sequence ATGTTGAGTCGTCTTCCAGAAGAGATTCAACTTGAGATCTTTATGAAATTACCAGCGAATTCCATTTTAATTTGCAGGTGCGTATGCAAGTTTTGGTATTCTCTACTTTGTAACCCTAAATTTGTCAACAATCATCTCATACAAACTATTCAAACCAGAAAACCTAGATTCATTTTAAGTCGAACACATCTTTGGTTAAGTAAGAACCCAATTGTTTACTCTATTGATTATGCTTCAGTATTATCATCATTATCACTGTCAATATCAACATCGTTATCATTGTCAATTTCAGTAGTATATGATGATTGTGACTTTGACGGAGCTCTTCGATTGGATTATCCATTTGAATACAAGAAAATTCGTTCTTTTAATGTTTTGGGTTCTTGTAACGGCTTGATTTGCTTAAGTATTGCTGATGGATGTGGTAATCCTTTAGATAATAGCATTTGTATTTGGAATCCAACAACCAGAGAATATAAAGAGATATCATTACCCCAGTATCCATTGGTTGAGGAAGAATATTCTTATCAAATCAGATATGGGTTTGGCCATGATAGTGAAATTGACGATTACAAGGTAGTACGAATATCGGGTTCTGAAAACTCTCCTGATTGCTTTAGCATGAAAGTGTATACATTGGGATTGGATTCTTGGAATTGTATCGACAACCCCAGCTCTTACTCGTTTCTTCCTTTTACAAATACTTGTGGTTTGCTTTTccatggagctcttcattggatTGGCAAAGCATCCTCTAAAGTTATCGTTGCTTTCAAAATTAGCAGTGAGAGGCTCCTGGATGTGCCTTTACCAGAGGTAATTATGGTACCTCCAGAAAATGGAGAAGAATTGGATATACATGTGGGCGTGCTGGGAGACTGCCTATGCTTAGCTGTTCTTGTGAGAGACATCCGATCTGATGTATGGGTGATGCAAGAGTATGGAGTAAGAGAGTCTTGGACTAAACAATTTACCATAACCCAAGACCAATTATCAATAAGATGGGATATGTATAAATTTAAGCCCATATGGTCTTTTGAAAATGGTGAGATTCTAATAAATACCCATACGGATTTAATTTTATATGATAAAGTAAGTGGAAGAGTTAGAAAGGTGTACTTCCCTGATACTGCTTTAAGAGGAAATTTAGATATTCTGCCGAAGAACATAGAGAGTTATGTGGTAAGCCTAGTCCCACTTAAATCTGGGACTTATGTGGAGAAAATTTTCTTACATACTTGA